A genomic stretch from Setaria italica strain Yugu1 chromosome VII, Setaria_italica_v2.0, whole genome shotgun sequence includes:
- the LOC101756835 gene encoding skin secretory protein xP2-like gives MGSWARSNFGSSRADGLVKKGLLCERTERDEWRFPEMEQEKKRITSLLQAIKHLKGRGLTRAGVIGAYHARRVAPLMLQVRSLAEMTPSAPTEGTVLATGAFAACEIRQRVREALEDKDADYPVPGHPPMRPDENFIDLVRTPAAPQGLVPQLVPKKALRVLSAPAGRTAALPTASARVPGEVTGPTAEVAPAAATGGVVLPLGTREGADPAPPSVSSVDPAVQSIAPGGRQAREGINLDADEAEGTAAVEIGTDVPAAATGMAAVMEEGERAPTATAGTAAAGEAGTPTPAAATEEAVATETGTSALGATTEVAPAAEEEVPAPEAPTGAETPTSAVATEDDAATGTLAPAPALEVVAPTGGPALEVVAPMDGPAAASIGAGVRALRPSVSPAASGMVVPVLTAASRSAPASALATPIPKEWRGSVLRWSSRDDP, from the exons atgggatcctgggcgcGTTCCAACTTCGGCTCCTCGCGCGCCGACGGCCTCGtgaagaagggcctcctctgcgagaggacagAGAGGGATGAGTGGAGGTTCCCTGAGATGGAGCAG gagaagaagaggatcacCAGCTTGCTGCAGGCCATCAAGCACCTGAAGGGGAGGGGACTGACCAGAGCCGGGGTCATCGGAGCGTACCACGCccggagggtggcgccgctgatgctccagGTCCGCTCGCTTGCCGAGATGACCCCCAGCGCGCcaaccgagggcaccgtccttgcgacgggtgcgTTCGCTGCTTGCGAGATCCGGCAGCGGGTCCGGGAGGcactggaggacaaggacgccgactaTCCGGTGCCCggccaccctccgatgcgcccagACGAGAATTTCATCGATCTGGTAAGGACTCC CGCCGCCCCTCAAGGCCTCGTCCCACAGCTGgtgcccaagaaggcgctgcgggtgtTGTCCGCCCCTGCAGGGCGGACCGCGGCCCTGCCCACAGCGAGCGCCAGGGTCCCTGGTGAGGTCACGGGTCCCACCGCGGAGgtggcccccgcggcggcgaccggtggAGTGGTGCTGCCGCTGGGCACGAGAGAGGGTGCGGACCCCGCTCCGCCTTCCGTTTCTTCGGTCGACCCCGCGGTGCAGAGTATCGCTCCCGGGGGCCGTCAGGCCAGGGAGGGGATCAACCTCGatgccgacgaggcggagggaacgGCGGCAGTGGAGATTGGGACAGATGTCCCAGCGGCCGCGACGGGGATGGCGGCAGTGATGGAGGAAGGAGAGCGTGCccccacggccacggcggggacggcggcagcgggggaggCTGGGACGCCCACCCCGGCAGcagcgacggaggaggcggtggcgacggagACGGGGACTTCCGCCCTTGGAGCCACGACGGaggtggcaccggcggcggaggaggaggtgcctGCTCCGGAGGCCCCGACAGGGGCGGAGACGCCTACCTCAGCGGTTGCGACGGAGGACGACGCAGCCACGGGGACACTCGCTCCGGCGCCCGCGTTGGAGGTGGTGGCACCAACGGGCGGGCCCGcattggaggtggtggcgcCGATGGACGGGCCCGCGGCGGCCTCGATAGGGGCAGGGGTGCGTGCGCTGAGACCGTCGGTGAGCCCGGCGGCTTCCGGGATGGTGGTGCCCGTTTTGACAGCGGCGTCGAGGTCGGCTCCCGCCTCTGCCTTGGCCACTCCCATTCCCAAGGAgtggagagggtccgtcctACGTTGGTCGTCTCGTGACGACCCGTAG